A window of the Bdellovibrio svalbardensis genome harbors these coding sequences:
- a CDS encoding glucose-6-phosphate isomerase — protein MLEISHSSQPIQNTLLQECQASLKLFMERKEIGFPQLVERIQLWQQSHKHGADFAAKFKKLVIVGLGGSSLGTRVIAEVFRSQSLFFVDNVDALEFETLIEELGSLKDVAWAFISKSGTTIESLCALELLEQIYHDEKLSLPEHSIVISETKDSSLTQWARKHNVPECEIPLDVGGRFSVLSPVGMFPAAYLGLDLEKMRVGAKRALLDTALVTQTMAQVLQSYQREEWITLLWPYNSRLKNFGSWFQQLWAESLGKKQNRAGGTAPRVSTPMWAIGASDQHSILQQVMEGTKDKFVIFMRVEESEGGSQKIHKTHFRETADLHGRTMGELLRAEALATQEALNQNGVATMTLKAKALDEETLGYMFMFWQLVVAGLGEYLKINAFDQPGVELGKVLAKAKLKKV, from the coding sequence ATGTTGGAAATTTCACACTCAAGTCAGCCCATTCAAAATACTCTTCTTCAAGAATGCCAAGCTTCTTTGAAGCTTTTCATGGAAAGAAAAGAAATTGGTTTCCCGCAATTGGTGGAGCGAATTCAACTGTGGCAGCAGTCTCATAAACACGGAGCCGACTTCGCGGCGAAGTTCAAAAAACTGGTGATTGTAGGTTTGGGCGGAAGCTCATTGGGCACGCGTGTGATCGCAGAAGTTTTTCGCTCGCAATCACTGTTCTTCGTCGACAATGTCGATGCGCTAGAGTTTGAAACTCTGATTGAAGAGTTGGGTAGTCTTAAAGACGTGGCCTGGGCATTCATTTCCAAAAGCGGAACGACAATCGAGTCTTTGTGCGCCTTAGAACTGCTTGAACAAATTTATCATGATGAAAAACTCAGCTTGCCAGAGCACAGCATCGTGATCTCTGAAACGAAAGACAGTTCCCTGACTCAATGGGCGCGTAAGCACAATGTTCCAGAGTGTGAAATTCCTTTGGACGTCGGCGGAAGATTTTCGGTTCTGTCGCCAGTGGGAATGTTCCCGGCAGCATACTTGGGTTTGGATCTTGAGAAAATGCGCGTGGGTGCCAAGAGAGCCTTGCTAGACACAGCTCTGGTGACTCAAACGATGGCGCAAGTGCTGCAAAGTTATCAGCGCGAAGAGTGGATCACTTTGTTGTGGCCGTACAACTCACGCTTGAAAAATTTTGGCAGCTGGTTCCAGCAGTTGTGGGCAGAGTCTTTGGGGAAGAAACAAAACCGTGCGGGTGGTACCGCTCCGCGAGTGAGCACCCCGATGTGGGCCATTGGGGCTTCTGATCAACATTCCATTCTTCAGCAAGTGATGGAAGGCACGAAAGACAAATTCGTGATCTTTATGCGTGTCGAAGAATCAGAGGGTGGATCGCAGAAAATTCATAAAACACATTTTAGAGAAACAGCGGATCTTCACGGTCGCACCATGGGTGAACTTCTTCGTGCCGAGGCCCTGGCGACACAAGAGGCTTTAAATCAAAATGGAGTCGCAACGATGACCTTGAAAGCCAAGGCATTGGATGAAGAAACATTGGGCTATATGTTCATGTTTTGGCAGTTGGTTGTCGCAGGCCTTGGTGAATATCTGAAAATTAACGCCTTCGACCAACCAGGGGTCGAACTTGGAAAAGTTTTGGCCAAGGCAAAGCTTAAAAAAGTTTAA
- a CDS encoding metallophosphoesterase family protein, giving the protein MESTSTVESSDGTAVVAKPAPIKKIKVVVSDLHLGKGRLLPQGGLNSLEEFYYGEKLVEFIHYYSTGIYRDYEVELIINGDFFNFLQCDYKGHFLSVITEAVTLEILKDIVKGHASVFQAMAEFAAKPGNNITYIVGNHDQGMLWPACRAFLNQVVGAPVRFKNIVYFFDGVHIEHGHMHEAANRMDPKKFFLKKNLVEPILNLPFGSHFFLEVVLKIKQTYPHVDKIRPFGKMVRWGMVNETMTMVKAFFMALVYFVKSAFIADPRRHWPIRRIIQVILESAIFPDLSESARKILNDDRVHTVVFGHTHVYQYRQWSENKEYFNTGTWTELTSLDIVSLGKITKLTYVLIEYPEDGGRPRGRLKEWKGYHRIEEDVAIS; this is encoded by the coding sequence ATGGAGTCCACCTCGACAGTAGAGTCCAGCGACGGCACAGCAGTCGTCGCCAAGCCCGCGCCTATCAAAAAAATCAAAGTTGTCGTGAGTGATTTGCATTTGGGCAAAGGACGTCTGCTGCCACAAGGTGGGTTGAACTCTTTGGAAGAGTTTTACTATGGTGAAAAGCTTGTCGAGTTCATTCACTACTATTCCACGGGGATCTATCGCGACTACGAAGTTGAATTGATAATCAATGGCGACTTCTTCAATTTCCTGCAGTGTGACTACAAAGGTCATTTCCTTTCGGTGATCACTGAAGCTGTAACACTTGAGATTCTGAAAGATATTGTTAAGGGACATGCCTCTGTTTTTCAGGCGATGGCAGAGTTTGCGGCGAAGCCCGGCAATAATATTACTTATATCGTGGGAAATCACGATCAAGGAATGCTATGGCCCGCATGTCGTGCGTTCTTAAATCAAGTCGTGGGTGCGCCAGTTCGTTTTAAAAACATCGTTTATTTCTTCGATGGTGTGCATATTGAGCATGGTCATATGCATGAAGCCGCCAACCGTATGGATCCTAAAAAATTCTTCCTAAAGAAGAATCTGGTTGAACCCATTCTGAACTTGCCATTTGGATCGCACTTCTTTTTGGAAGTGGTATTAAAGATCAAACAGACCTATCCCCATGTCGATAAAATTCGCCCTTTCGGTAAAATGGTTCGCTGGGGGATGGTCAATGAGACTATGACGATGGTGAAAGCCTTCTTTATGGCTCTAGTCTATTTCGTCAAAAGTGCCTTCATTGCAGATCCTCGCCGTCATTGGCCGATTAGAAGAATCATCCAGGTTATTCTGGAAAGCGCGATCTTCCCTGATCTTAGTGAATCAGCGCGTAAGATTTTGAATGATGACCGTGTGCATACAGTGGTCTTTGGACACACGCACGTTTATCAATATCGTCAATGGAGCGAGAACAAAGAATATTTTAATACAGGAACATGGACGGAGCTCACTTCTTTGGATATTGTGTCCTTAGGAAAAATCACGAAGCTTACGTACGTGCTCATCGAATACCCTGAAGATGGAGGACGCCCTCGCGGTCGTCTGAAAGAGTGGAAGGGTTATCATCGCATCGAGGAAGACGTCGCGATCTCGTAG